The following nucleotide sequence is from Leptospiraceae bacterium.
CAAAAGTTGTATTTTCAGGAAAAGACTCTGCTTTGTATATGTATGAAATTCCTTCTGGAAAATTAATTAAAAAAATGGATGGTCATACGAATAATATTTCCAGAATTTCCATTTCAAAATCTGAAAAATTTATTCTCACTTCTTCCATCGATGGAACCTTAAAAGTTTGGAATGCGGCAAATGGGGATTTACTTATTACCTTGATGGCTTTCAATGATGGAACAAGCATTGTTTATACTCCTGACGGGAGGTTTGATTTTTCCAACAAAAAAGCTCTTGACTATGTAAGCTTCAAATCTCCTTGCATACAGAATGGTTTCCTCGACCTCCAAGACTTAATGAACGACTACTACGTGGACGGCTTATTGGAATTAGTCACCAACAACAAGTTCAAACCAAACAAGAAAAACAACCTCACCAAAGGAGTGGAAACAACAGCAGTCGTAAAGGCACTCTTTGAAACACAACAGTTCGTTGTATCAGAGGAAGACAACAAGACATTACAATTCCAAATAACCGAGCGGGGAAGTAAATTCGAGAAAGCGGTTGTCTATGTGAATGGAATCCAAGTAGACGAAAAGACGTTAGTCGATGGAGAGAATACAGAGGGTGTGAAGTTAGAAGATGATAGTAAGGAAGGATTCTTTAAATATCGGGTTAAGTTTGCTATACCGCTCAACTTTGGAACCAACCGAGTAGAAGTGAAGGCATATAACTCTTACAATATCCCGCAGTCCTTTCCAGCCTTTGAGATTCAACGAAAGATACCGGATAACAAAGAGTTGGCGAAACCGGATTTGTATATTCTTTCTGTGGGGATTAATGACTATAAGACAAAGAAACTGACCTTTAGTGTGCCGGATGCTAAGGCTATGGCAGATGCTTTGCAACAGGGGAAAACGGGTATTTACCACGAAGTCTTTACTAAGCTTTTAGTCGATGCTAAGAAAAAAGACATCGAAGATGCGTTAGCCGATATTGAGAAGAAAGCTAGACCGCAGGATGTTGTCTTGGTTTATTTTAGTGGTCATGGAATGAATGCATTTACGCGAGAAGGAAAGAAGCTGTTTTACTTTGTCCCTCAAGACTTTAAATGGCCTGATGACCCTGAGAATGAAAATGTCGCCCGCAATCAGGGAATTGATGCCGACTATCTAGATGAAACTTTTACTAAAATCAAATCGCATAAGCTCATTCTAATATTAGATGCCTGTCATTCCGGTAGCGTCAACACTGCCTTAGCCTCTCGCGGACAAGATAAGGAAAAAGCTACTCGCAAAGCAATGGAAAAGATGGCTAACGGCACAGGCAGATTCATATTTGCCTCTTCTTCCGGTAACGAAGAATCCCGTGAGCACAGTGAAGTAGGGCATGGTCTTTACACTCATGTCTTTCTAAATGCTCTTGGTAAAAGTAAAGACAAGAATATCACCGATGCAGATAGCATCAACAAAGACGGCTATATTTATTTGTCTGAAATTCGTTCCTACATCGAGCAACAATTCGAGGAGCAAACAGCGAAATACCTCAAAGGTGTAATTCAAACTCCACCTTCTATGTCTCTCGGTCGAAATGGAATGCATGAGCGGGTGAATGACTTTCCGCTTTTGAAGAAATGACCAGAAATAACATCGTGCAATATGCATTAGCCTACAGGGAACTGACAATGAATTTTGAAAAAAATCTTTGAGCTGTGAAATAAAAAAATCCTTTCTTCCTTGACTTTAATTTTTAAAATGAAAAAGTATAGTGAATTAATTTAAGCTATGTGAGGTCATTCATGCTGGAAAAAGGATCAAAAACTAATCCTACTGGTAACTTAATTGTATACTGCTATGTCATTGGGGAGAATCCGTTTCAACCTGGTTGCGAAATCATTGCCTCAAATGTCGTTGTTAGTTTTCTTAAAATAAATGATAATTTCCCGGTCGTGACATTTCCTCCTATTTCATTCCCATCTATTGATGAATTAAAAAAAGTTATCATTCCAAACGAAAGTATTTATGATATGGCGAGGTTGCCTGATTTTAGAATGCCCGAGGACAGGGATTCTGGAAATATCTACATTCAAGAGAGAATGGAGCAATACAACGCGTTTGTAATGAAATACGTTGAACTTTGCAAGAACAAAGAGCGAAATGTAATGCCTGATTTTAATTTTGCGGGAGTAAATGATTACTTAGAAGAACTATTAAAGATTTCTATGCAGTTTCGTTCCTCTACTGGACTTGCTCGCGACACGGTTCAGCAAAAAATTGATAAACTAATTGAAAATTTCTCCATTCGCTATCCGCAATTTGACTTAGAAAACTACAAGAATGCACTTTTCTTTCCAGGAAAAAAAGGAGACGAGTTGGCTAGTCTTTATCTGAAAAAATTTCAAGCTATAAACGATGAGAAATATGAAGCCGCATCGATTATAAAACGAAAAATTTTAGATTTAGAGACGACTGTTTAGTCAGACAATTTGTAATTTCAAATTTTAAATGACATCCTTGGGACTTTTGTTTTCATAGACTAAAACTTACTAAAAAAACGGGGTTCACTTTGGAAACGATATTATTCCACCTAATTTTTACAGTGCTATTTATCCTTGCAAATGTTGTATTTGCAAAGGCGATTCTTAATCGCGTAAGTCTTGTTTTTAGTGCACAAAAAGCTGCTTTTAACGAAGATTTTCGCGAGAATAAAAACCTTGCCTTACGGATAAAGAGCGTTATTTTCAATGTTCTTTTACAAAAGAAAAATTTTAAAGAACCGATTCGCGGTATCATGCACGCGTTCATTTTTTATGGATTCGTAACCTATCTAATACATACTACAAATCAAATGGTTGCCGGTGTATTTGGTTACTGGATGAACATAGATCAGCTTTATACGTTCTCCCTTGTTGGTCTTATCTCTGAGCATTTAAACCATGCTTATGAATTCATGGTGCAGGGAGTATCCTTCTTAGTTTTATTTGGACTGGGATTTTTTGCCTGGAGAAGATGGATTGCTCAGGCAAAGGGACTTGATGTTCATTCACCTGCATCAGCTATCGTTATCGGAATGATTGGAACTCTTATGGTTTCGACTCTTCTTGGGGAAGGTGCAAAAGCAATTTCTGATACTTATTCAGCCCATAGCAATCACAGCTTCATTGCTACCGGAATTGGTTCCATCATGCAGAACATGGGAGTCGATGGTGAGCGTGCGAATTTGATTTATCAGATTATGTGGTGGATGCATATTTTAACTGTGTTTACCTTTATGCTCTATGTTCCAACTTCAAAGCATGGACATTTAATCTATGCTCCTATGAACTTCTTCTTCGTAACGGATACCCCTAAAGGACAACTATCCAAATTAAACCTAGAAGATGAAAACGCTCTTTGGGGAGCAAATAAAGTGCAAGATTTTCCTTGGCCTTCTCTTATGGATGGGCTTTCTTGCATTGAGTGTGGACGTTGTCAAGTTCAGTGTCCTGCTAACAGAACAGGAAAAGTTTTAAATCCAAAATCAATCATAGTTGAATTAAAACATGCACTTATGGATCAAATGCCACAAGTTGCTGAAGCACGTAAGGCTGGTAAAACCGCAGAAGAAATTTTAGGTCTAGAGACTAACGTCATTGGAGACAAATATATTTCAGAAGAGGCGATTTGGGGTTGCACTACTTGTTATGCTTGCGTAGAAGCTTGTCCTGTGGGTAACAACCAAGTAAACGCTATTGTAGAAATGAGAAGACATCTCGTATTAGCTGAATCTAGATTCCCTGCTGAATTACAGGGCGCATTTACCAATATGGAAAATAATTCCAACCCTTGGGGAGTTGGTGCACACACTAGAGCAGACTGGGCAGAAGGTCTTGGTGTAAAAACTATGGCTGAAGATGCTAATGTTGACGTGCTCTATTGGGTAGGTTGTGCGGGAGCGTTTGATGAAAGAAGTAAGAGCACTGCTCGTTCTTTTGTAAAGATTCTCCAGAAAGCGAATGTTAATTTCGGAATTTTAGGAACCGAAGAAAATTGTTCCGGTGACTCTGCAAGACGCGGTGGAAATGAATATCTCTATCAAACTCTTGCTCAAGCAAACGTGGATACAATGAACAAATACAATGTGAAAAAAGTTGTCACAGCTTGCCCGCATTGCTACAATACGATTAAGAACGAGTATCCGCAGTTTGGTGGCAACTTCGAAGTGGTTCACCATAGTGAATACATCAATCAGTTAATCTTTGATAAAAAAATCAATTTAGATATTACAGCCGAAGACACAAAACAAGCATTAACCTACCATGATCCATGCTATCTTGGTCGATACAATGAGGGCTATGAAAATCCTAGAGCGATTGTAAATGCTGTATCTGGAAACAATTTAACAGAAGCAGTTGACCATCACTCTAAATCTCTTTGTTGTGGAGCAGGTGGAGCGCAGATGTGGATGGAAGAGCACGGTGAGCGTGTCAATGTTAAGAGAACCAATCAACTTCTAGACACTGGTGCTAGCACGATTGCAGTTGCTTGTCCTTTCTGTATGACAATGGTAACTGATGGTGTGAAAGCTGCCGGCAAGACAGAAGAAGTCAAAGTGCAAGACATTGCAGAACTAGTAGCAGCTAAGATGAGTTAGTCGTAACTAGATAGTAAAGATTGCATTTATGATAGATTATATCTATCATAAATGCAATTTCAATCCATTATCCTTTAATAAAGTTTCCCGAATATTCAAACCAAAATACCTAGTAGTGAAAAGGTATGCTCAAGAAAAAAACTGAATCAAACGCAAATTATATTATCCAATTAAACTAGTCTTTTTAAAACTAGTTAATCAATCTTACTCTTCAAATAATAATTTTCGAAGTAGGTAATGAAGCAAAAGTATTTGTAAAAGCATAATAAAAGAAATTTTTGACAGGATTCGCAAGATTAACAGGATTGTAAGTTTTATCATGTAAATCCTTTTAATCCTTTCTAAGAAAATTTACAATTATATTTGCTTGAGGACTTAAGAGATAGTTTAAAAGTTTTTGTGTAGTCTGAATTCTATTTTTATTCAATATAAAAGTTTTATTTTCAAATCATTTAAATGGCAAATTTAAAAATTAGTATATACATATAATATGATTTTTTCGTTTAGATTTATTTGTCTTTTCCTTTTGCTTTCGATTGCATTGGATTTATTTCCGCAATCTGAGACTTCTAATAAGGAAGGAGCCTCTATTCCTGAAACAAATAAAGAAGTGAATAAATCAGAAAATTCAAAAAACGACGAAGACTTCTTTAAGATGGAGGAAAATATTGCTTCCCCTTCACGGACTAAGGAAATCACTGCTTCTAGATTAAAAGGAAAAATTTTAGAAGCCCCGGCTTCGATGATGGTTATATCCGATGAAGATATTAAGAAGCGAGGATATACGAGTATTGATGAAATTTTTTATGATCTTCCTGGATTCGATGTATCCTTCTCAAACGGAGCGCAGTATACTAGCATTTACCAACGAGGTTATCGAACTCCATTCACCCAACGCATTTTATTTATGATTGATGGGGTAATTGACAATCACCTGTATATTCAATCTGCCGATTTTTCTAGGCAATATCCATTGACCAATATAAAAAGAATTGAAATTCTCTATGGTCCGCTTCCGCCATGTATGGACCTAACGCATTTCAGGGAGTCGTAAATATTATTACTAAAACTGGCAAAGAACAAAACAAGCCAGTCGAAGGGAAAGTTAGTTTCCAAGTCGGAAAGAATAATACTTATTCTATTGATGGAAGTGCCAATGTT
It contains:
- a CDS encoding (Fe-S)-binding protein, which encodes METILFHLIFTVLFILANVVFAKAILNRVSLVFSAQKAAFNEDFRENKNLALRIKSVIFNVLLQKKNFKEPIRGIMHAFIFYGFVTYLIHTTNQMVAGVFGYWMNIDQLYTFSLVGLISEHLNHAYEFMVQGVSFLVLFGLGFFAWRRWIAQAKGLDVHSPASAIVIGMIGTLMVSTLLGEGAKAISDTYSAHSNHSFIATGIGSIMQNMGVDGERANLIYQIMWWMHILTVFTFMLYVPTSKHGHLIYAPMNFFFVTDTPKGQLSKLNLEDENALWGANKVQDFPWPSLMDGLSCIECGRCQVQCPANRTGKVLNPKSIIVELKHALMDQMPQVAEARKAGKTAEEILGLETNVIGDKYISEEAIWGCTTCYACVEACPVGNNQVNAIVEMRRHLVLAESRFPAELQGAFTNMENNSNPWGVGAHTRADWAEGLGVKTMAEDANVDVLYWVGCAGAFDERSKSTARSFVKILQKANVNFGILGTEENCSGDSARRGGNEYLYQTLAQANVDTMNKYNVKKVVTACPHCYNTIKNEYPQFGGNFEVVHHSEYINQLIFDKKINLDITAEDTKQALTYHDPCYLGRYNEGYENPRAIVNAVSGNNLTEAVDHHSKSLCCGAGGAQMWMEEHGERVNVKRTNQLLDTGASTIAVACPFCMTMVTDGVKAAGKTEEVKVQDIAELVAAKMS
- a CDS encoding Plug domain-containing protein, with the translated sequence MIFSFRFICLFLLLSIALDLFPQSETSNKEGASIPETNKEVNKSENSKNDEDFFKMEENIASPSRTKEITASRLKGKILEAPASMMVISDEDIKKRGYTSIDEIFYDLPGFDVSFSNGAQYTSIYQRGYRTPFTQRILFMIDGVIDNHLYIQSADFSRQYPLTNIKRIEILYGPLPPCMDLTHFRES
- a CDS encoding caspase family protein, with the protein product MHSEERKKIDKLDEFEKKYKNRLDYRIKEISTDGKYIVYAGNTNPRNVTNQDFESSILIFNSEKKRFIRNIENHSRPFWNSAFSPDESTIIGVGTNKNISIWNTKTKDFFQSILAHKNPIAFLEVSPDGNSFITSSGFYNTEIKEEKPESLVKVWNFSGKLLHSLDTKSTVDSIDYSPDGKLLAASTWNGNSIVWDKNGKKILNEKDFDKINRKIKFSKNGKYLISMADNTKFAIRDERLNKIKIIEPWNSKYSFYFEFQEKDQLLAFQRERGKVIMIYNQATNETKELEDCYGLFSFSFEKNYFMCSGKNGINLFDSNLKLVSIIGENVAFTDPSRKAFYFFNKDTKVVFSGKDSALYMYEIPSGKLIKKMDGHTNNISRISISKSEKFILTSSIDGTLKVWNAANGDLLITLMAFNDGTSIVYTPDGRFDFSNKKALDYVSFKSPCIQNGFLDLQDLMNDYYVDGLLELVTNNKFKPNKKNNLTKGVETTAVVKALFETQQFVVSEEDNKTLQFQITERGSKFEKAVVYVNGIQVDEKTLVDGENTEGVKLEDDSKEGFFKYRVKFAIPLNFGTNRVEVKAYNSYNIPQSFPAFEIQRKIPDNKELAKPDLYILSVGINDYKTKKLTFSVPDAKAMADALQQGKTGIYHEVFTKLLVDAKKKDIEDALADIEKKARPQDVVLVYFSGHGMNAFTREGKKLFYFVPQDFKWPDDPENENVARNQGIDADYLDETFTKIKSHKLILILDACHSGSVNTALASRGQDKEKATRKAMEKMANGTGRFIFASSSGNEESREHSEVGHGLYTHVFLNALGKSKDKNITDADSINKDGYIYLSEIRSYIEQQFEEQTAKYLKGVIQTPPSMSLGRNGMHERVNDFPLLKK